In Streptomyces sp. NBC_01408, one DNA window encodes the following:
- the purQ gene encoding phosphoribosylformylglycinamidine synthase subunit PurQ, whose protein sequence is MTTRIGVVTFPGTLDDRDSLRAIRLAGAEPVSLWHRDKDLHQVDAVVLAGGFSYGDYLRAGAISRFSPVMETIIEQAKAGMPVLGICNGFQVLTEAHLLPGAMLRNNHLHFICRDQKLRVENAETAWTGDYTAGQEISVPLKNMDGRYTADERTLDELEAEGRVAFRYLDGNPNGSLRDIAGITNAAGNIVGLMPHPEHAVEPLIGTGRTDGLPFFTSVLKKLVSA, encoded by the coding sequence GTGACCACTCGCATCGGAGTCGTCACGTTCCCCGGAACGCTCGACGACCGTGACTCGCTGCGCGCCATCCGCCTCGCGGGGGCCGAGCCGGTCTCGCTCTGGCACCGCGACAAGGACCTGCATCAGGTCGACGCGGTCGTCCTCGCGGGCGGCTTCTCCTACGGGGACTACCTGCGCGCCGGGGCCATCTCCCGGTTCTCGCCGGTGATGGAGACCATCATCGAGCAGGCCAAGGCCGGCATGCCCGTCCTCGGCATCTGCAACGGCTTCCAGGTCCTCACCGAGGCCCACCTGCTGCCGGGGGCGATGCTGCGCAACAACCACCTGCACTTCATCTGCCGCGACCAGAAGCTGCGGGTGGAGAACGCGGAGACCGCGTGGACCGGCGACTACACCGCCGGCCAGGAGATCTCCGTACCGCTCAAGAACATGGACGGCCGCTACACCGCCGACGAGCGCACGCTCGACGAACTGGAGGCCGAAGGCCGAGTGGCCTTCCGCTACCTGGACGGCAACCCGAACGGTTCGCTCCGCGACATCGCCGGCATCACCAACGCGGCGGGCAACATCGTCGGTCTCATGCCGCACCCCGAGCACGCGGTCGAGCCGCTGATCGGGACAGGCCGCACCGACGGTCTCCCGTTCTTCACCTCGGTCCTGAAGAAGCTGGTCAGCGCATGA